Within the Luoshenia tenuis genome, the region CCTCCCCCTGACGCAGTTGCAGGTCCGCCATGGAGCCGCCCAGCACGCAGAATAACAGCGCCAGGGCCACAGCAAAGATTGTAAAACGTATTTTCGCATTCATCGTATTCGCGTTTCAAGCCTCCTTAAACCCAAGTATGCGCGTCAGCCGCGCTTGCGGCCATAAAACCGCGTGGCCTGCCAGGTATGCTTTTTATGGGTGCGCATCTTTTTAAACCAAAAGATCGTAAACCAGGCCAGGCTGACGGCTGCATGGTACAGCGTGCCCGGCAGAACAGCCTGGGTAAAGACCCGCGCCATGGGTACGCCTACGCCCGAAAAATAAGCCACCACCAATGTGAATACCTGGCGCAGGAAATAGCACAGCACACTGACCCCCGCGGCTTTCAGGATGGCCGTAAACCCGCCTTCCATCCGGTTATGAAACCCACCGGCGAGAATCGCCACCGCCGTATAAAGCAGCGCATAAGGCCCGATGGACCCGGCCAGCAGCGCGTCCAGCATCAGCCCGCCTACCGCACCGCACACCACCGCCTCAAACCAGCCATACTGCAGTGCGATAAATACGGTCACCAGCAAAAACGCATCCGGCTGTGCGCCTGATATTTGCAGCTGTGGAAACAGCATCGCCTGCAGGGCGATGCCCAGCAGCGTCAGGCAGATCAGTTTAACGTATCTCAAATCCCAAGGTCCTCCAACATCAGGCTATTCGTCGATGGTGATCCCCGCGGACTCCGGCCGGGTGAGCACCACCAGTACGTCTTCCGCCCGGCTGATATCCGCACTGGGTTTGACCAGCGCGTATCGCTCGTCCCCCTCCGTGCGGGCTACCTCTACCACCTCGCCGACCACCAGGCCCCGGGGCAGCAGTCCATCCAGTTGGGTGGTCACGATGCGGTCGCCCGGCACCAGGTCGCTGTCGTCCTGCAAGTACAGCAGCCTGCAATAGCTCTCCTCGCTGCCCAGCAGCATCTGCCCTTTCAGCACGCCGTTATCCCGGGTGCGCTCCACCATCACGCTCAGGGCGCTGCGCCCATCCAGTATGGTCAACACCTGCGAATGGGTATCGCTTACCGAGATCACGCGCCCCAGCAACCCATCGCCCGTGATCACCGCCATGTTCTTTTCCACGCCATCCTGGCTGCCCCGGTTGATCACCACCGTAGCGTACCAGCTCTCCGGCGATTTAGCGATAATGCTGGCCTGCATAAACTCCATATCATCAAT harbors:
- the mreD gene encoding rod shape-determining protein MreD, with amino-acid sequence MRYVKLICLTLLGIALQAMLFPQLQISGAQPDAFLLVTVFIALQYGWFEAVVCGAVGGLMLDALLAGSIGPYALLYTAVAILAGGFHNRMEGGFTAILKAAGVSVLCYFLRQVFTLVVAYFSGVGVPMARVFTQAVLPGTLYHAAVSLAWFTIFWFKKMRTHKKHTWQATRFYGRKRG
- the mreC gene encoding rod shape-determining protein MreC yields the protein MRQRKTRANGPVRKRKKWPWLVTAGIIVALIGAMAVPGIRNGPIGQVVGRTIAPLQEAYAYVEGQVRDWFTMMDENNTLLRENQRMKAENDEIATLRQQLEELKQENQRLRGLERAADSIDDMEFMQASIIAKSPESWYATVVINRGSQDGVEKNMAVITGDGLLGRVISVSDTHSQVLTILDGRSALSVMVERTRDNGVLKGQMLLGSEESYCRLLYLQDDSDLVPGDRIVTTQLDGLLPRGLVVGEVVEVARTEGDERYALVKPSADISRAEDVLVVLTRPESAGITIDE